A single window of Tiliqua scincoides isolate rTilSci1 chromosome 10, rTilSci1.hap2, whole genome shotgun sequence DNA harbors:
- the LOC136661262 gene encoding cytochrome P450 2G1-like isoform X3 translates to MELNVTVTLFLVAFISWLLVAVAKRKGASKGKLPPGPTPLPLIGNFLQIKSSETLTSLIKGYGVVFSNGDRWKQQRRFSLTILRNFGMGKKSIEQRIQEEAQFLLEEFQKTSEKPFDPLFFLSRAISNVICSIVFGDRFDYEDKEFLALMKIMNDSFREMSTAWAQFYDIYASFLKYFPGPHTKIYDLLEDMRLFIAKRVKKNQETLDLNSPRDFIDCFLIQMEKEKDNPASEFNVKNLELTTLSLFFAGTETVSSTLRYGFLLLMKYPEVQAKVHEEIDRVIGQARVPNIEDRIQMPYMDAVIHEVQRVSDLIPMGVPHAVTCDTEFRGYVIPKGTEVYPMLSTVLHDPTKFKNPNSFNPENFLDASGRFKKNEAFMPFSAGKRICLGEALARMELFLFFTTILQRFWLKPLVAPRDIDLTPQESGFANVPPVYKLSVVPR, encoded by the exons ATGGAGCTGAATGTCACAGTCACCCTCTTCCTGGTAGCCTTCATCTCCTGGCTCCTGGTTGCCGTAGCCAAGAGGAAGGGGGCGTCCAAGGGGAAACTGCCCCCTGGGCCGACTCCTCTGCCTCTGATTGGGAACTTTCTGCAGATCAAGTCATCGGAGACCTTAACGTCCCTGATCAAG GGCTATG GGGTGGTGTTCTCAAATGGAGATCGCTGGAAGCAGCAGCGCCGCTTCTCCCTCACCATCTTGCGGAATTTTGGGATGGGGAAGAAGAGCATTGAGCAGCGGATCCAGGAAGAAGCCCAGTTCCTACTGGAGGAGTTTCAGAAGACCAGCG AGAAGCCCTTTGATCCCCTCTTCTTCCTGAGCCGGGCCATCTCCAACGTCATCTGCTCCATCGTCTTTGGTGACCGCTTTGATTACGAAGACAAGGAGTTCCTGGCTCTGATGAAGATAATGAATGACAGCTTCCGTGAGATGAGCACCGCCTGGGCGCAG tTCTACGACATCTATGCCAGCTTCCTGAAGTACTTCCCAGGCCCCCACACCAAGATTTATGACCTCCTAGAAGACATGAGGCTCTTCATTGCCAAGAGAGTGAAGAAGAACCAGGAGACGCTGGACCTCAACTCCCCTCGTGACTTCATTGACTGCTTCCTCATCCAGATGGAGAAG GAAAAAGACAACCCGGCTAGTGAATTCAATGTTAAGAACCTGGAGCTCACCACCCTCAGCCTGTTCTTTGCCGGGACGGAAACTGTCAGCTCGACCCTGAGATACGGGTTCCTCTTGCTGATGAAGTACCCTGAGGTGCAAG CAAAGGTGCACGAGGAAATTGACCGCGTGATTGGCCAGGCCCGCGTCCCAAACATCGAAGACCGGATCCAGATGCCATACATGGATGCCGTCATCCACGAGGTGCAGAGGGTCAGCGACCTCATCCCCATGGGTGTGCCCCATGCAGTCACCTGTGACACGGAGTTCAGAGGCTATGTCATTCCCAAG GGGACAGAGGTCTACCCCATGCTCAGCACTGTTCTGCACGACCCCACCAAGTTCAAAAACCCCAACTCCTTCAACCCAGAGAACTTCCTGGACGCCAGCGGCCGCTTCAAGAAGAACGAGGCCTTTATGCCCTTCTCGGCAG GCAAGCGGATCTGCCTGGGAGAGGCTCTGGCCCGGATGgagctcttcctcttcttcaccaCCATCCTGCAGAGATTCTGGCTGAAGCCCCTCGTGGCCCCCAGGGACATTGACCTCACCCCTCAGGAGAGTGGCTTTGCCAATGTCCCACCCGTGTACAAGCTCTCGGTTGTCCCACGCTGA
- the LOC136661262 gene encoding cytochrome P450 2G1-like isoform X1, producing MELNVTVTLFLVAFISWLLVAVAKRKGASKGKLPPGPTPLPLIGNFLQIKSSETLTSLIKLSEKYGPVFTVYFGNRPIVILCGFEAVKEALINKAEEFSGRKTMPTLERTFQGYGVVFSNGDRWKQQRRFSLTILRNFGMGKKSIEQRIQEEAQFLLEEFQKTSEKPFDPLFFLSRAISNVICSIVFGDRFDYEDKEFLALMKIMNDSFREMSTAWAQFYDIYASFLKYFPGPHTKIYDLLEDMRLFIAKRVKKNQETLDLNSPRDFIDCFLIQMEKEKDNPASEFNVKNLELTTLSLFFAGTETVSSTLRYGFLLLMKYPEVQAKVHEEIDRVIGQARVPNIEDRIQMPYMDAVIHEVQRVSDLIPMGVPHAVTCDTEFRGYVIPKGTEVYPMLSTVLHDPTKFKNPNSFNPENFLDASGRFKKNEAFMPFSAGKRICLGEALARMELFLFFTTILQRFWLKPLVAPRDIDLTPQESGFANVPPVYKLSVVPR from the exons ATGGAGCTGAATGTCACAGTCACCCTCTTCCTGGTAGCCTTCATCTCCTGGCTCCTGGTTGCCGTAGCCAAGAGGAAGGGGGCGTCCAAGGGGAAACTGCCCCCTGGGCCGACTCCTCTGCCTCTGATTGGGAACTTTCTGCAGATCAAGTCATCGGAGACCTTAACGTCCCTGATCAAG CTGAGTGAAAAATATGGCCCAGTGTTCACGGTCTATTTTGGAAACCGCCCCATTGTGATCTTGTGTGGATTTGAAGCGGTGAAGGAGGCCCTGATCAACAAGGCCGAGGAGTTCAGTGGCAGAAAGACCATGCCCACCCTAGAGCGGACCTTCCAGGGCTATG GGGTGGTGTTCTCAAATGGAGATCGCTGGAAGCAGCAGCGCCGCTTCTCCCTCACCATCTTGCGGAATTTTGGGATGGGGAAGAAGAGCATTGAGCAGCGGATCCAGGAAGAAGCCCAGTTCCTACTGGAGGAGTTTCAGAAGACCAGCG AGAAGCCCTTTGATCCCCTCTTCTTCCTGAGCCGGGCCATCTCCAACGTCATCTGCTCCATCGTCTTTGGTGACCGCTTTGATTACGAAGACAAGGAGTTCCTGGCTCTGATGAAGATAATGAATGACAGCTTCCGTGAGATGAGCACCGCCTGGGCGCAG tTCTACGACATCTATGCCAGCTTCCTGAAGTACTTCCCAGGCCCCCACACCAAGATTTATGACCTCCTAGAAGACATGAGGCTCTTCATTGCCAAGAGAGTGAAGAAGAACCAGGAGACGCTGGACCTCAACTCCCCTCGTGACTTCATTGACTGCTTCCTCATCCAGATGGAGAAG GAAAAAGACAACCCGGCTAGTGAATTCAATGTTAAGAACCTGGAGCTCACCACCCTCAGCCTGTTCTTTGCCGGGACGGAAACTGTCAGCTCGACCCTGAGATACGGGTTCCTCTTGCTGATGAAGTACCCTGAGGTGCAAG CAAAGGTGCACGAGGAAATTGACCGCGTGATTGGCCAGGCCCGCGTCCCAAACATCGAAGACCGGATCCAGATGCCATACATGGATGCCGTCATCCACGAGGTGCAGAGGGTCAGCGACCTCATCCCCATGGGTGTGCCCCATGCAGTCACCTGTGACACGGAGTTCAGAGGCTATGTCATTCCCAAG GGGACAGAGGTCTACCCCATGCTCAGCACTGTTCTGCACGACCCCACCAAGTTCAAAAACCCCAACTCCTTCAACCCAGAGAACTTCCTGGACGCCAGCGGCCGCTTCAAGAAGAACGAGGCCTTTATGCCCTTCTCGGCAG GCAAGCGGATCTGCCTGGGAGAGGCTCTGGCCCGGATGgagctcttcctcttcttcaccaCCATCCTGCAGAGATTCTGGCTGAAGCCCCTCGTGGCCCCCAGGGACATTGACCTCACCCCTCAGGAGAGTGGCTTTGCCAATGTCCCACCCGTGTACAAGCTCTCGGTTGTCCCACGCTGA
- the LOC136661262 gene encoding cytochrome P450 2G1-like isoform X4, whose protein sequence is MELNVTVTLFLVAFISWLLVAVAKRKGASKGKLPPGPTPLPLIGNFLQIKSSETLTSLIKLSEKYGPVFTVYFGNRPIVILCGFEAVKEALINKAEEFSGRKTMPTLERTFQGYGVVFSNGDRWKQQRRFSLTILRNFGMGKKSIEQRIQEEAQFLLEEFQKTSEKPFDPLFFLSRAISNVICSIVFGDRFDYEDKEFLALMKIMNDSFREMSTAWAQEKDNPASEFNVKNLELTTLSLFFAGTETVSSTLRYGFLLLMKYPEVQAKVHEEIDRVIGQARVPNIEDRIQMPYMDAVIHEVQRVSDLIPMGVPHAVTCDTEFRGYVIPKGTEVYPMLSTVLHDPTKFKNPNSFNPENFLDASGRFKKNEAFMPFSAGKRICLGEALARMELFLFFTTILQRFWLKPLVAPRDIDLTPQESGFANVPPVYKLSVVPR, encoded by the exons ATGGAGCTGAATGTCACAGTCACCCTCTTCCTGGTAGCCTTCATCTCCTGGCTCCTGGTTGCCGTAGCCAAGAGGAAGGGGGCGTCCAAGGGGAAACTGCCCCCTGGGCCGACTCCTCTGCCTCTGATTGGGAACTTTCTGCAGATCAAGTCATCGGAGACCTTAACGTCCCTGATCAAG CTGAGTGAAAAATATGGCCCAGTGTTCACGGTCTATTTTGGAAACCGCCCCATTGTGATCTTGTGTGGATTTGAAGCGGTGAAGGAGGCCCTGATCAACAAGGCCGAGGAGTTCAGTGGCAGAAAGACCATGCCCACCCTAGAGCGGACCTTCCAGGGCTATG GGGTGGTGTTCTCAAATGGAGATCGCTGGAAGCAGCAGCGCCGCTTCTCCCTCACCATCTTGCGGAATTTTGGGATGGGGAAGAAGAGCATTGAGCAGCGGATCCAGGAAGAAGCCCAGTTCCTACTGGAGGAGTTTCAGAAGACCAGCG AGAAGCCCTTTGATCCCCTCTTCTTCCTGAGCCGGGCCATCTCCAACGTCATCTGCTCCATCGTCTTTGGTGACCGCTTTGATTACGAAGACAAGGAGTTCCTGGCTCTGATGAAGATAATGAATGACAGCTTCCGTGAGATGAGCACCGCCTGGGCGCAG GAAAAAGACAACCCGGCTAGTGAATTCAATGTTAAGAACCTGGAGCTCACCACCCTCAGCCTGTTCTTTGCCGGGACGGAAACTGTCAGCTCGACCCTGAGATACGGGTTCCTCTTGCTGATGAAGTACCCTGAGGTGCAAG CAAAGGTGCACGAGGAAATTGACCGCGTGATTGGCCAGGCCCGCGTCCCAAACATCGAAGACCGGATCCAGATGCCATACATGGATGCCGTCATCCACGAGGTGCAGAGGGTCAGCGACCTCATCCCCATGGGTGTGCCCCATGCAGTCACCTGTGACACGGAGTTCAGAGGCTATGTCATTCCCAAG GGGACAGAGGTCTACCCCATGCTCAGCACTGTTCTGCACGACCCCACCAAGTTCAAAAACCCCAACTCCTTCAACCCAGAGAACTTCCTGGACGCCAGCGGCCGCTTCAAGAAGAACGAGGCCTTTATGCCCTTCTCGGCAG GCAAGCGGATCTGCCTGGGAGAGGCTCTGGCCCGGATGgagctcttcctcttcttcaccaCCATCCTGCAGAGATTCTGGCTGAAGCCCCTCGTGGCCCCCAGGGACATTGACCTCACCCCTCAGGAGAGTGGCTTTGCCAATGTCCCACCCGTGTACAAGCTCTCGGTTGTCCCACGCTGA
- the LOC136661262 gene encoding cytochrome P450 2G1-like isoform X2: MELNVTVTLFLVAFISWLLVAVAKRKGASKGKLPPGPTPLPLIGNFLQIKSSETLTSLIKVSARVVFSNGDRWKQQRRFSLTILRNFGMGKKSIEQRIQEEAQFLLEEFQKTSEKPFDPLFFLSRAISNVICSIVFGDRFDYEDKEFLALMKIMNDSFREMSTAWAQFYDIYASFLKYFPGPHTKIYDLLEDMRLFIAKRVKKNQETLDLNSPRDFIDCFLIQMEKEKDNPASEFNVKNLELTTLSLFFAGTETVSSTLRYGFLLLMKYPEVQAKVHEEIDRVIGQARVPNIEDRIQMPYMDAVIHEVQRVSDLIPMGVPHAVTCDTEFRGYVIPKGTEVYPMLSTVLHDPTKFKNPNSFNPENFLDASGRFKKNEAFMPFSAGKRICLGEALARMELFLFFTTILQRFWLKPLVAPRDIDLTPQESGFANVPPVYKLSVVPR, translated from the exons ATGGAGCTGAATGTCACAGTCACCCTCTTCCTGGTAGCCTTCATCTCCTGGCTCCTGGTTGCCGTAGCCAAGAGGAAGGGGGCGTCCAAGGGGAAACTGCCCCCTGGGCCGACTCCTCTGCCTCTGATTGGGAACTTTCTGCAGATCAAGTCATCGGAGACCTTAACGTCCCTGATCAAGGTGAGTGCCA GGGTGGTGTTCTCAAATGGAGATCGCTGGAAGCAGCAGCGCCGCTTCTCCCTCACCATCTTGCGGAATTTTGGGATGGGGAAGAAGAGCATTGAGCAGCGGATCCAGGAAGAAGCCCAGTTCCTACTGGAGGAGTTTCAGAAGACCAGCG AGAAGCCCTTTGATCCCCTCTTCTTCCTGAGCCGGGCCATCTCCAACGTCATCTGCTCCATCGTCTTTGGTGACCGCTTTGATTACGAAGACAAGGAGTTCCTGGCTCTGATGAAGATAATGAATGACAGCTTCCGTGAGATGAGCACCGCCTGGGCGCAG tTCTACGACATCTATGCCAGCTTCCTGAAGTACTTCCCAGGCCCCCACACCAAGATTTATGACCTCCTAGAAGACATGAGGCTCTTCATTGCCAAGAGAGTGAAGAAGAACCAGGAGACGCTGGACCTCAACTCCCCTCGTGACTTCATTGACTGCTTCCTCATCCAGATGGAGAAG GAAAAAGACAACCCGGCTAGTGAATTCAATGTTAAGAACCTGGAGCTCACCACCCTCAGCCTGTTCTTTGCCGGGACGGAAACTGTCAGCTCGACCCTGAGATACGGGTTCCTCTTGCTGATGAAGTACCCTGAGGTGCAAG CAAAGGTGCACGAGGAAATTGACCGCGTGATTGGCCAGGCCCGCGTCCCAAACATCGAAGACCGGATCCAGATGCCATACATGGATGCCGTCATCCACGAGGTGCAGAGGGTCAGCGACCTCATCCCCATGGGTGTGCCCCATGCAGTCACCTGTGACACGGAGTTCAGAGGCTATGTCATTCCCAAG GGGACAGAGGTCTACCCCATGCTCAGCACTGTTCTGCACGACCCCACCAAGTTCAAAAACCCCAACTCCTTCAACCCAGAGAACTTCCTGGACGCCAGCGGCCGCTTCAAGAAGAACGAGGCCTTTATGCCCTTCTCGGCAG GCAAGCGGATCTGCCTGGGAGAGGCTCTGGCCCGGATGgagctcttcctcttcttcaccaCCATCCTGCAGAGATTCTGGCTGAAGCCCCTCGTGGCCCCCAGGGACATTGACCTCACCCCTCAGGAGAGTGGCTTTGCCAATGTCCCACCCGTGTACAAGCTCTCGGTTGTCCCACGCTGA
- the LOC136661260 gene encoding cytochrome P450 2B1-like isoform X1, which produces MGPWLGLGWALGLLLLLFLLLWNKNRSKNLPPGPFSWPVLGGLPSLKEASLLQSFLKLREQYGDVFSLRLGPQLVTVLCGYKMVKAALVDQAEEFAGRPQVPILEKTNKDHGIFASSGETWKQLRRFTLTTLRNFGMGKRSIEARIQEEIGFLMEEFQKMQGSPFDPNFALRRSVSNVICSVVFGERFQYDDRDFQVLLDLIQENFRLIDITWVQLYNLFPGVMNFLPGPHKRVIENYEEQKRYVSRIIQKHKDTLKPDCPRDYIDAFLIQMQQDHGNPSSAFHQENLVASALDLFFAGTESISNTLRYSLLILLKYPHVAERIQGEIDQVVGQNRAMSMEDRLRMPYTDAVLHELQRFIDFNPLGIPRSVTQDIKFAGYIIPKGSLVFPMLHSVLYDPTQFKAPETFDPGHFLDDSGTFKKPPAFLPFSAGRRSCPGESLARMELFLYLTTILQNFTLMSPINSEDLDITPEHSGFGKAPQYYQLCLTPR; this is translated from the exons ATGGGGCCTTGGCTGGGGCTCGGTTGGGCCCTGggccttctcctcctcttgtTCCTCCTGCTCTGGAACAAGAATCGCTCCAAAAACCTACCCCCAGGTCCcttcagctggcctgtgctgggaGGTCTGCCGTCCCTGAAGGAGGCCTCCCTCCTTCAAAGTTTCCTGAAG CTGCGGGAGCAATATGGAGATGTTTTCTCCCTGCGCCTTGGACCCCAGCTGGTGACTGTGCTCTGCGGTTACAAGATGGTCAAGGCTGCCCTGGTGGACCAAGCAGAGGAGTTTGCAGGCAGGCCCCAAGTCCCCATTCTGGAGAAGACAAACAAAGACCACG GGATTTTTGCCAGCAGTGGGGAGACATGGAAACAGCTCCGCCGCTTCACCCTCACAACCCTCCGCAACTTCGGGATGGGGAAGCGGTCCATCGAGGCGCGGATCCAGGAGGAGATTGGGTTCCTGATGGAGGAATTCCAGAAGATGCAAG GCTCCCCCTTTGACCCCAACTTTGCCTTGCGCCGCTCTGTTTCCAACGTCATCTGCTCCGTGGTCTTTGGGGAGCGCTTTCAGTATGATGACCGGGACTTTCAGGTACTGCTCGACCTCATCCAAGAGAACTTCCGCCTGATAGACATCACCTGGGTGCAG CTCTACAATCTTTTCCCTGGAGTTATGAATTTCCTTCCAGGCCCACACAAGAGGGTCATTGAGAACTATGAAGAGCAGAAGAGGTATGTATCCAGAATAATCCAGAAGCATAAGGACACTCTGAAGCCAGACTGCCCAAGGGATTACATAGATGCCTTTCTTATCCAGATGCAGCAG GACCATGGGAATCCCAGCTCTGCCTTCCACCAAGAGAATCTGGTTGCCTCTGCATTGGACCTGTTCTTTGCTGGGACTGAGAGCATCAGCAACACCCTGAGATATTCTCTCCTGATTCTCTTGAAGTACCCTCATGTTGCTG AGAGAATCCAAGGCGAGATAGATCAAGTGGTGGGGCAGAATCGGGCCATGTCCATGGAAGACAGGCTGAGGATGCCCTACACAGATGCCGTGCTCCACGAGCTCCAGAGATTCATTGACTTTAATCCCCTTGGGATACCCCGTTCCGTGACACAGGACATCAAGTTTGCAGGCTACATCATTCCCAAG GGGAGCCTTGTGTTTCCTATGCTGCATTCCGTTCTGTACGACCCCACCCAGTTCAAAGCCCCCGAGACCTTCGACCCAGGGCACTTCCTGGATGACAGCGGCACGTTCAAGAAACCCCCTGCCTTCCTGCCATTTTCTGCAG ggaGGCGCTCCTGCCCAGGGGAAAGCCTGGCTCGGATGGAGCTCTTCCTCTACCTCACCACCATCCTGCAGAATTTTACCCTGATGTCTCCCATCAACTCAGAAGACCTTGACATCACCCCGGAACACAGTGGCTTCGGGAAGGCCCCACAGTATTACCAGCTCTGCCTCACACCCCGCTGA
- the LOC136661260 gene encoding cytochrome P450 2G1-like isoform X2 has translation MGPWLGLGWALGLLLLLFLLLWNKNRSKNLPPGPFSWPVLGGLPSLKEASLLQSFLKLREQYGDVFSLRLGPQLVTVLCGYKMVKAALVDQAEEFAGRPQVPILEKTNKDHGIFASSGETWKQLRRFTLTTLRNFGMGKRSIEARIQEEIGFLMEEFQKMQGSPFDPNFALRRSVSNVICSVVFGERFQYDDRDFQVLLDLIQENFRLIDITWVQLYNLFPGVMNFLPGPHKRVIENYEEQKRYVSRIIQKHKDTLKPDCPRDYIDAFLIQMQQDHGNPSSAFHQENLVASALDLFFAGTESISNTLRYSLLILLKYPHVAERIQGEIDQVVGQNRAMSMEDRLRMPYTDAVLHELQRFIDFNPLGIPRSVTQDIKFAGYIIPKGGAPAQGKAWLGWSSSSTSPPSCRILP, from the exons ATGGGGCCTTGGCTGGGGCTCGGTTGGGCCCTGggccttctcctcctcttgtTCCTCCTGCTCTGGAACAAGAATCGCTCCAAAAACCTACCCCCAGGTCCcttcagctggcctgtgctgggaGGTCTGCCGTCCCTGAAGGAGGCCTCCCTCCTTCAAAGTTTCCTGAAG CTGCGGGAGCAATATGGAGATGTTTTCTCCCTGCGCCTTGGACCCCAGCTGGTGACTGTGCTCTGCGGTTACAAGATGGTCAAGGCTGCCCTGGTGGACCAAGCAGAGGAGTTTGCAGGCAGGCCCCAAGTCCCCATTCTGGAGAAGACAAACAAAGACCACG GGATTTTTGCCAGCAGTGGGGAGACATGGAAACAGCTCCGCCGCTTCACCCTCACAACCCTCCGCAACTTCGGGATGGGGAAGCGGTCCATCGAGGCGCGGATCCAGGAGGAGATTGGGTTCCTGATGGAGGAATTCCAGAAGATGCAAG GCTCCCCCTTTGACCCCAACTTTGCCTTGCGCCGCTCTGTTTCCAACGTCATCTGCTCCGTGGTCTTTGGGGAGCGCTTTCAGTATGATGACCGGGACTTTCAGGTACTGCTCGACCTCATCCAAGAGAACTTCCGCCTGATAGACATCACCTGGGTGCAG CTCTACAATCTTTTCCCTGGAGTTATGAATTTCCTTCCAGGCCCACACAAGAGGGTCATTGAGAACTATGAAGAGCAGAAGAGGTATGTATCCAGAATAATCCAGAAGCATAAGGACACTCTGAAGCCAGACTGCCCAAGGGATTACATAGATGCCTTTCTTATCCAGATGCAGCAG GACCATGGGAATCCCAGCTCTGCCTTCCACCAAGAGAATCTGGTTGCCTCTGCATTGGACCTGTTCTTTGCTGGGACTGAGAGCATCAGCAACACCCTGAGATATTCTCTCCTGATTCTCTTGAAGTACCCTCATGTTGCTG AGAGAATCCAAGGCGAGATAGATCAAGTGGTGGGGCAGAATCGGGCCATGTCCATGGAAGACAGGCTGAGGATGCCCTACACAGATGCCGTGCTCCACGAGCTCCAGAGATTCATTGACTTTAATCCCCTTGGGATACCCCGTTCCGTGACACAGGACATCAAGTTTGCAGGCTACATCATTCCCAAG ggaGGCGCTCCTGCCCAGGGGAAAGCCTGGCTCGGATGGAGCTCTTCCTCTACCTCACCACCATCCTGCAGAATTTTACCCTGA
- the LOC136661260 gene encoding cytochrome P450 2C42-like isoform X3 — METAPPLHPHNPPQLRDGEAVHRGADPGGDWVPDGGIPEDARESSPARRAFDAEDPKGSPAVSDQGSPFDPNFALRRSVSNVICSVVFGERFQYDDRDFQVLLDLIQENFRLIDITWVQLYNLFPGVMNFLPGPHKRVIENYEEQKRYVSRIIQKHKDTLKPDCPRDYIDAFLIQMQQDHGNPSSAFHQENLVASALDLFFAGTESISNTLRYSLLILLKYPHVAERIQGEIDQVVGQNRAMSMEDRLRMPYTDAVLHELQRFIDFNPLGIPRSVTQDIKFAGYIIPKGSLVFPMLHSVLYDPTQFKAPETFDPGHFLDDSGTFKKPPAFLPFSAGRRSCPGESLARMELFLYLTTILQNFTLMSPINSEDLDITPEHSGFGKAPQYYQLCLTPR, encoded by the exons ATGGAAACAGCTCCGCCGCTTCACCCTCACAACCCTCCGCAACTTCGGGATGGGGAAGCGGTCCATCGAGGCGCGGATCCAGGAGGAGATTGGGTTCCTGATGGAGGAATTCCAGAAGATGCAAG GGAATCAAGCCCTGCCAGAAGAGCTTTTGATGCGGAAGATCCAAAAgggagccctgctgtatcagaccaag GCTCCCCCTTTGACCCCAACTTTGCCTTGCGCCGCTCTGTTTCCAACGTCATCTGCTCCGTGGTCTTTGGGGAGCGCTTTCAGTATGATGACCGGGACTTTCAGGTACTGCTCGACCTCATCCAAGAGAACTTCCGCCTGATAGACATCACCTGGGTGCAG CTCTACAATCTTTTCCCTGGAGTTATGAATTTCCTTCCAGGCCCACACAAGAGGGTCATTGAGAACTATGAAGAGCAGAAGAGGTATGTATCCAGAATAATCCAGAAGCATAAGGACACTCTGAAGCCAGACTGCCCAAGGGATTACATAGATGCCTTTCTTATCCAGATGCAGCAG GACCATGGGAATCCCAGCTCTGCCTTCCACCAAGAGAATCTGGTTGCCTCTGCATTGGACCTGTTCTTTGCTGGGACTGAGAGCATCAGCAACACCCTGAGATATTCTCTCCTGATTCTCTTGAAGTACCCTCATGTTGCTG AGAGAATCCAAGGCGAGATAGATCAAGTGGTGGGGCAGAATCGGGCCATGTCCATGGAAGACAGGCTGAGGATGCCCTACACAGATGCCGTGCTCCACGAGCTCCAGAGATTCATTGACTTTAATCCCCTTGGGATACCCCGTTCCGTGACACAGGACATCAAGTTTGCAGGCTACATCATTCCCAAG GGGAGCCTTGTGTTTCCTATGCTGCATTCCGTTCTGTACGACCCCACCCAGTTCAAAGCCCCCGAGACCTTCGACCCAGGGCACTTCCTGGATGACAGCGGCACGTTCAAGAAACCCCCTGCCTTCCTGCCATTTTCTGCAG ggaGGCGCTCCTGCCCAGGGGAAAGCCTGGCTCGGATGGAGCTCTTCCTCTACCTCACCACCATCCTGCAGAATTTTACCCTGATGTCTCCCATCAACTCAGAAGACCTTGACATCACCCCGGAACACAGTGGCTTCGGGAAGGCCCCACAGTATTACCAGCTCTGCCTCACACCCCGCTGA